Proteins encoded in a region of the Coffea eugenioides isolate CCC68of chromosome 4, Ceug_1.0, whole genome shotgun sequence genome:
- the LOC113768764 gene encoding aldehyde dehydrogenase family 2 member B4, mitochondrial-like, which translates to MAARRLSSLLTRSVSLSSSFRGANYGVVSGMNRFSTATAAVEEPISPPVQINYTKLLINGQFVDSASGKTFPTLDPRTGEVIAHVAEGDTEDINRAVSAARKAFDEGPWPKMPAYERARVLLRFADLVEKHSDELAALETWDNGKTYEQAAKAELPTFVRIFHYYAGWADKIHGLTVPADGAHHVQILHEPIGVAGQIIPWNFPLLMFAWKIGPALATGNTVVLKTAEQTPLTALYVAKLFHEAGLPPGVLNVISGYGPTAGAALASHMDVDKLAFTGSTDTGKIVLELAAKSNLKPVTLELGGKSPFIVCEDADIDKAVEEAHFALFFNQGQCCCAGSRTFVHERVYDEFLEKAKARALRRTVGDPFREGVEQGPQIDSEQFDKVLRYIRSGVDSNATLECGGERIGSKGFFIQPTVFSNVQDNMLIAKDEIFGPVQSILKFKDLDEVIRRANATRYGLAAGVYTKNIDTANTLSRGLRAGTVWINCFDVFDAAIPFGGYKMSGHGREKGFYSLQNYLQVKAVVTPLKNPAWL; encoded by the exons ATGGCTGCTCGCAGACTTTCCTCTTTGCTCACTCGTTCTgtatctctttcttcttcttttcgaG GAGCAAATTATGGTGTGGTGAGTGGCATGAATAGGTTCAGCACTGCTACTGCAGCAGTTGAGGAGCCAATTTCTCCACCGGTTCAGATTAATTACACCAAGCTACTAATCAATGGTCAATTTGTTGATTCAGCATCAG GTAAAACATTTCCAACATTGGATCCTCGGACTGGAGAGGTAATTGCACATGTTGCTGAAGGTGATACTGAGGACATCAATCGTGCTGTATCCGCAGCTCGCAAGGCATTTGATGAGGGACCCTGGCCCAAAATGCCAGCCTAT GAAAGGGCAAGGGTATTATTGCGGTTTGCTGATTTGGTGGAAAAGCATAGTGACGAACTTGCAGCCCTTGAGACATGGGACAATGGGAAAACTTATGAACAGGCCGCCAAAGCTGAATTACCAACGTTTGTCCGTATATTCCATTATTATGCTG GTTGGGCGGATAAGATCCATGGTCTAACTGTTCCAGCTGATGGCGCTCATCATGTTCAAATTTTGCATGAACCAATTGGTGTTGCGGGTCAGATTATTCCCTGGAACTTTCCACTTCTAATGTTTGCTTGGAAAATAGGGCCTGCACTAGCAACTGGAAATACCGTCGTCTTGAAGACTGCAGAGCAAACGCCACTAACTGCTCTGTACGTTGCAAAGCTGTTTCATGAG GCTGGTCTTCCTCCTGGCGTTTTGAATGTAATCTCGGGCTATGGCCCTACTGCCGGTGCAGCTCTTGCTAGTCATATGGATGTTGACAAG CTTGCTTTTACAGGATCAACAGATACAGGTAAAATTGTGCTTGAATTGGCTGCAAAAAGCAATCTCAAACCAGTTACTCTGGAACTTGGAGGGAAATCACCATTTATTGTATGTGAGGATGCTGATATCGACAAGGCTGTAGAGGAAGCACATTTTGCTTTATTCTTTAACCAG GGCCAATGCTGCTGTGCTGGTTCTCGTACGTTTGTTCATGAACGTGTTTATGATGAGTTTCTGGAGAAAGCAAAGGCTCGCGCCTTGAGGCGTACAGTTGGAGATCCATTCAGGGAAGGTGTTGAACAAGGCCCTCAG ATTGACTCTGAGCAATTTGATAAGGTTCTGAGGTATATAAGATCTGGAGTTGATAGTAATGCTACCCTTGAGTGTGGAGGTGAAAGAATTGGTTCTAAGGGCTTCTTTATTCAACCAACTGTTTTCTCCAATGTTCAG GATAATATGCTGATAGCGAAGGATGAAATATTTGGCCCAGTGCAGTCGATCTTAAAATTCAA GGACCTTGATGAAGTGATTAGAAGGGCAAACGCCACAAGATATGGCCTAGCAGCAGGAGTTTACACGAAGAACATCGACACAGCAAACACGTTATCGCGAGGACTGAGAGCCGGAACAGTATGGATTAACTGTTTTGATGTCTTCGATGCTGCAATTCCCTTTGGTGGCTACAAAATGAGCGGCCATGGGAGAGAAAAAGGATTTTATAGCCTACAGAACTATTTACAGGTGAAGGCTGTTGTTACTCCTTTAAAGAATCCAGCCTGGCTGTAA